In Cryptomeria japonica chromosome 5, Sugi_1.0, whole genome shotgun sequence, the genomic window CCATATGTTTTTAAGATTCAtatatttcatgattttcttttgaaatatttGTATAAAAGTGGTTTTATAATAGAAATATAAATATCTATTTTCAATCACCTAATTTTGGGAAGTTGGAAGTAATTACCTAATCTTTGATTGGACCCACAGTTGATATATATAATATGTACCTCTGTTTTTATATTCTAAATAAAATTTGAGAAAAAGGCGAACTTTATATTTATAATTGAGTGTTATATTGTCAAAAAGTGAGGCCTAGACTATCAACTCCTATTTCCACTAGAGATATTTGCTCTTGACAAGTTTgagtatttttttttcaattattgcaAGGTAAATCTAGAGAaagaggggtataagtggacatgGTGGTACACGAACTTGGTCATCTAGGGATGAAAAGTGAAACTCCATTTTTTGTAACTTGGTGACATGTATACAAGTTGGTCATCTATAATGTTTATGGTAGATGAAATGTAAACTGGTTTGTACATGTCATATCAGTATTTGTATAAAAGTGGTTTTATAATAGAAATATAAATATCTATTTTCATTCacttaattataaaaaattaaaaaataattacccAATCTTTAAGTGGACCCATAGTTAATGTAACATGTACTTTTTTTCATATTTGAATAAAAGTCGTAGAAAAAAGAAAACTTTATATTTATAATTGAATATTATATGATCAAAAAGTGAGACCTAGACTATCAACTCTAGCTCAGCCACAACCTTCTGACTATGAGACCCATAGAATGCATTGGCCTCATAATGTATTTATAAATTAAGAATTATAAATACACTTCAACCCCATAGACTGTGCCCCACCATGAACCATCCCCACTATAACTAAGGTACTCGAATGCTTGAAGCAATTATTTTTGAGTAGTTTTAAGTCTGTAGAAACAGCATCTTTTGAATACAGCGAAACGAATTCTGTGCGGGGAAGAGGGGCCCCATGCCTTTTCCCCTAAAAGTCAAATTAGAACGAAATCGCCAAATTACTCCACCGCAGGCCTACAATCAGGTTTGTCAAATCACGTttatttatattaacaaaagtTGAAACACACACTGTGTATTACATCACacttatcttcttctaaattttcTCAGAGACAATTTGGCCTTCAGACGTCCCCATAGGATGCAGAAGTTCTTTTCTCATCCATAGCATGATTCAATGAATCATGGCGAAATTACTTTTTTCTGAATTAATTTGTGTGGTCTGTTTGCTCTATTTTCCTGGTCTTAGTGGGAATTCAGAAAGAGATCTAAGCTTCAACTTTCCTGAATTCACTGAGTCCGAAACAGATAGAATTTCCATTGTGGGCGATGCTGGAGTCTCCTATAATGTTGTCCATCTTACAAATAGCAGCAAGCTTCAATCATCTGGAAGAATTGTTTATAATGAGACTATCCAGGCTTTATCTATAGCCAATTTCAGCACGCACTTCGTTTTTTCTATGTATTCTGATAAAGAAGATTCTCAGGGCGACGGAATAGCCTTCTTTCTCACATATGTAGGATATGCTTACGCTATTCCACAATTCAAAACCCAGGGTTTATTTGGCCTTGCTGGAGATAGGCTTGATGTGATACCTGCTGTATTTGCTGTAGCATTTGACAGCAGGCGGAATATTGTAGGAACTATTGCCCGTAATTTTTCAGAATATCATTATTTGCAAAACACGAGTGTTTCTGATCTACACAAGGGGAGAGTATGGGATGCATGGATTGACTACAACAGTCAAACACAAATGCTCGATGTATATCTTGCTAGTGGGTCTCAAAGTTCTAAGTCCCCCCAAAATTGCATTTTATCACAGAATGTAAATTTGTCTGCACTTTTAAGAGGAAATATTGTGATGGGTTTTTCGTCTGCAGCTGTAAACTCGAATGAAACCCACAGGATCTTTTCATGGAGCTTCAAGAGCATCTTGTACCCCAAAAACGCTTCAGCGGGTTTCAACGGAAGTGCAAATGGTTCAGAGATGAGCTCGAAGGAAAAAGACCGGAAACAAATCAGAACTTTTGTAAAAATATTTCTGGGTGTTGGATCTGGTATTGTGGTTTGTATCACATTATGGGGCTACTGTTTATTCAGAAGAAAGAGAGGTGCATCCATTAGAGGGCAAAAGTTAGCAGACATGGATCTCGACAAGCTTCTATACCACATTCCCCGACGGTTTAAGCTGGATGATCTAGTAGCTGGAACTAATAATTTCGGGGAAGCTCAAAAGCTTGGGCAGGGAGGATTTGGAGGAGTATATAAATGCAACCTTGTTGAAACAAATGAGATTGTGGCTGTAAAGCGCATCTCAGAAGGTTCAAGGCAAGGGATTAAGGAATTCATTTCAGAAGTGAGTATCGTTAGTCGTTTGAGACATCGAAATCTTCTTCAACTCTTTGGGTGGTGCCATGAACGAGACCAGTTGCTTTTGGTTTATGATTATATGCCTAATGGAAGCCTAGACAGACATATTTtcattagaggagaagaagaagaaacaacaacagCAGAAGAAGAAGAGGAGCCTCGAGTGTTGCAGTGGAATATCAGGTATAAAATAGCTAATGAAATAGCAAGTGCACTGCTGTATCTTCATGAAGAATGGGATGAATGTGTTCTGCACAGAGATGTCAAGTCCAGTAATATTTTGCTGGATAACAATTTCAGTGCAAAGCTTGGGGATTTTGGCATAGCTCGGATGGTAAGACATGAGCGTCTAGCTCAGACTACCCGGGCTGCGGGTACATTGGGATATTTGGCTCCTGAATGTGTGGCATCAGGAAAAACTAGCCGTGAATCTGATGTTTACAGCTTTGGGGCCGTGGCTCTAGAAATAGCCTCTGGCAAGAAAGCAATAGATGAGAGTTTGGTGGAGTTCGACATGCGGGTTGTAGCATGGGCATGGGATCTGTATGGTCAAGGTAGATTATTGGAGGGTGCAGATGTAAGATTTAATGCAGGGTTTGTAAAGGAAGAGATGGAACGATTGATGGTGGTAGGGTTGTGGTGTTCTCATCCAGATGCTGCTAGTCGGCCCAAAATGAGGCAAGTGATGAGGTTACTGAATTTTGAAATTGCAGCACCTGTTCTCCCCCCTACAATGCCTGTACCATCATATGCTCACACTTCGTTTACCACAGGGCCTTCCCTTTCAGGGGTATCACAGAGTCTTCCAAACACTCTGAGTCCAAGGTAGATCTATCAGCAGTTTGCTTGATCCGTTGTCGGTTGTAATTCTCTTTGTTACAGGCTGCTTGCAGGATTCTTCCACACAGGGATAAGTTTTCATAGTTTACAGAGCCATGGTgctgttttaaaatattttatgaataatTTTGACCAATAAAAGTAATTATTTAGAAATACTGGGGCTTTTCTTTTCATATATTCAGAAAGAGCTTTTATGATACAGGCAGAGATGTTAAATGTACAAAGGCTTAAGGGACACATCAGAAGGACCAAATTTTTGTTATTTTCTCTtcagattttattgaaatatgatATTTAATATCATGGAGTCTCCATAATCCATGAAATAGATGAATTTTATTTTGGTTTGTTAATCCAGAGACTTTGAATGTAGTTTGTCAATCCAGAGCTttgaatatttattatatataacgttaatttttttttatgaaatttttttaaagATCAAACATATGAAAGCCAATGTGCTGAGTCACTTACTGGAAAAGATTGGTTAATGAAGATGATTTGATGCATTTTCTCTGAACCTACCCTGTATCTCAAAATTAACAATTAAAATATGAGCAGCTTCAGAATAGCAGAAAATATAAACTGATTGCAAGGAAAAATACAGAAAATGTTATAACTTATTACAGCTAACAAAATGAACACAGCATATAAAAAAATCTACATCAGCAAGCCACAGTAAATAGAATAGCCATAATGAAACAGGGAATATCCTCTATCCCTGCTAGTTGCTACCTAGCTATGAATAACATCCAAATATGCAGCCACCTCATTTTATTCAAAGACCACCGTTTACACATATTTTTACCCTTTTTAATGTAACCAAAAGTGTTGCTCTACAATATTCTTAGTTTTAATTATAAAGGCTAAGCAGTTATAAGCAATtcttaaaatgaaagaaaaatagttTTCATAGTTAATTCATACTTCATTACAATAAATGTAcatatgtttttattattttttacattatttcttttgtttttcagaaagagatatttttatttatttattatttattataagatCAGAACATCCTTCTACCTACTCCTTGTTTGTTATGTTCTCTAAAATCTATGAAGCTTCATCACATATGAAACTTCTAAAGATCTCCATATTTGTTGTGGCTTCATCTCTTATGTATGTGTCTTCCACTACTACATCATCTTGACCACCTTCTACAATACCTCACATTCCTCTTCATTGCAATCTTTGAACTCTACTCCTCTCCCCCTACAATATTCAATGTTTTTCCCTTCATCTCAATCATCCTATTCATCCTCTTCCTTGTCATCCCTATCATCCTCTTTATCATCATACCATTCATATACCCCTCCATCAAACTCTTTGCAAATCACATTGAAGGATCTTTTTCAATTCATTAGGGGATTTAATCTTTCCCTATTTTAACAATTCTATTTCTTGAATAAACCTAAACTCTACAAATTTCATCTCTAAAATAGCTTTCGCTCACAAGGTGAGTATTTATTTGAGCGCCATTATTATTCAACTCCTCACAACCCTTCAAGACCTTTGTTGTAGTTTTTCCTTGTTAATTGTATATTTCATATTGTTCcaacattcaacatagttcttctAGCTCAAACTCTAATTTTTGCAGCTTTTTCTATTGGTTTTTTATTTgcttctttttgcttttgtttttgattttttctttcacTTTGACTTCTTTTTGACATCATAACATAACTCTATCTTTGCATCCATAACCATCACTTTAACTACTCCCTTAAATATACAAAAATCTTATCATAATTCTCTAATCCCAACATCATAGACCTTGATACTGAACTAATATAAGCACTTTCTCTAATCCTACACCTTGAACTCCAAAAATTACCTTATGTCTAAGAAATAACTCTCAAACTATAAAcaatttcaatattaaaaaaatagaagaaatatcTACCATGAAAAAGTACAATCAatttcttaactaattaatttagaACTAATGACTATCAAAATGAATACAACATATAAGATGATTTCAATGGTGAATCAAGGGAGCAACCAAGAGGAGAAAGATCACATAAATAGAATATCCATAATGAGAACCAACAAATGTTCTCGTCCTTACAAATTATCATTTAGCTATGAATTGTAACAAAACAAcaacaaattaaataaaataatatgtagACAACTCTTTTtattcaaaaatccaaatttaaATATTACTACCTCAATTAATCTAACTGAAAGCATTGCTATTTAAAACTCCTAAGTATAAGATTCCTAGTTTGATCCATCACTCTAACAATAGTATATAACAATAGTTGTTATTCAAATCCAAAAAATATGAGGAATTATAAACAATTGTTAAAATTAGTAACCATGTCAAAGGATTGTAGCTCAATTAATTTAGCCGAATTGATAAGGATGATGGTATGTGATAGAAAAATCAAGTGGCTGCAATGATGAATGAGATCCTCCTACAAGTGGCTGCATGTGAAGGATGACTTCTGGTTTAAAAGTTCGATTACTCATATTGTTATAATCTATTGCTAAAAAACAAAAATACTGACATCTATATAATCAAACTGTtttcataaaaacaaaaaaaatattagccTTTGCTAAGTTCTCAACAAATCCCAATCATATAAGATAAACCAATGAATTAGTCTCTAATTTAATGGTGAAATTAAAATGAATCTACATATGACAGTTTATGTGAAAGAGTTTAGATGTTCGATTACTCATATTGTAGTAATCCGTTGTCTAAAAACAGAAATACCTACATCTATATAATCAAACTATTTTGATAAAAACAAAAAAGTGTTAGCCTTCCCTAAATTCTCAGCAAAcccaacaataaaaaataaaacaatgaaTTAGGCTCTACTTTAATGGCGAAATTACAATGAACAAAGTAAATTGCTAAATTCTATTTCTGAATCATAACTTTGATGTCTGCCAAgtcaaaaaaaaccaaaacaaaaaaaaaacaggtAAAGGAAGACTAAATAAGACTTTAGTATCCATACATACGTGCCTCTATTCTTTATCAAATTCCTTCAAgtatatcaaagattttatctaaccATTGAAAAGGGGAAGTCAAGTTCAGAATAGGTTTGCATGAGCATTCCTTGTTCTGCTTCTTTTCGTTAGAGTTGGTTCCGGGGTTTTAGCTGTTCAACCTTTTGATTGCTGCTTGACGGTGGATATTTGTGAACTTTTTTCTTCCTCCAGTAAGAAAACAATCATCCTCTGACAAGTGCGCCAATGAAAAAAAGACCCGAATATACAGTTTCCACCATTATAATTCTTATGTGCCAACCAAGGTTTTTGTCAATATCTTCAAGAGCTATGATCCATTCCACCAACTCCTCAATTTTTCCACATACTTTACGGTGAAAAGGAATCTCAGTACAAGGAAGAAAAAGGGCCCTAGCGCCTTTATCCCCACCAATAGAAAGGAAGGCAAGTTAGACTTGGAACCCAAAAGATTTGTTTAGTACTGTGTAGTAATAGGAATATACGTCATTCTAGATTGACACCATTGTCACCAAGGCTGACTGACCCTCATCATAGCCATTAACATGTTTTATGACCAGTACCATTTAATTAGAGCATGATTATCATTGTTATGTCCATTGCATCTGATTATTAAATTAAACAGTCTGATTTATTAATCTGAAAAAAGACAGAAGAGCCCTATGTAAATTGTGGAAAACGCGGCGCTTAAAGCTTGCAGTGCCAAAGACATGGTGTAAAACGTGGAGTTTTAAGAGTTCCAAATACATGCATATGTCATTAGCATGTGTTGTTTTCTCTCATTTTGCATATTCAAACTGACATTTTCATCTCATGTATTCTACGTCTGAGGGTGCCCACAATGCCTGTAAAACATGCGTCAAAGGTTGGCCACCTCAGTTTGCAGaaaattgcttaatttggattttATCTGAGACTTAAGGGTTGAGGGGGTATTATTTTGTCAAATTCATCAAGAATAAGATggattttatttttcaaatgacaagtgaattttttgtttttagttaaataattattttaattaaaatcttataatTACTATTTTGAATATTAATGGCTTAATAGAACTAGGTTTGTTTCTTTGAATTAGAAAGTGGATATAAATCTGTGAATTCTTTGtttttagttaaataattattttaattaaaatcttataatTACTATTTTGAATATTAATGGCTTAATAGAATTAGGTTTGTTTCTTTGAATTAGAAAGTGGATATAAATCTGTGAATTCTTTGtttttagttaaataa contains:
- the LOC131062473 gene encoding L-type lectin-domain containing receptor kinase IX.2 isoform X1, translating into MAKLLFSELICVVCLLYFPGLSGNSERDLSFNFPEFTESETDRISIVGDAGVSYNVVHLTNSSKLQSSGRIVYNETIQALSIANFSTHFVFSMYSDKEDSQGDGIAFFLTYVGYAYAIPQFKTQGLFGLAGDRLDVIPAVFAVAFDSRRNIVGTIARNFSEYHYLQNTSVSDLHKGRVWDAWIDYNSQTQMLDVYLASGSQSSKSPQNCILSQNVNLSALLRGNIVMGFSSAAVNSNETHRIFSWSFKSILYPKNASAGFNGSANGSEMSSKEKDRKQIRTFVKIFLGVGSGIVVCITLWGYCLFRRKRGASIRGQKLADMDLDKLLYHIPRRFKLDDLVAGTNNFGEAQKLGQGGFGGVYKCNLVETNEIVAVKRISEGSRQGIKEFISEVSIVSRLRHRNLLQLFGWCHERDQLLLVYDYMPNGSLDRHIFIRGEEEETTTAEEEEEPRVLQWNIRYKIANEIASALLYLHEEWDECVLHRDVKSSNILLDNNFSAKLGDFGIARMVRHERLAQTTRAAGTLGYLAPECVASGKTSRESDVYSFGAVALEIASGKKAIDESLVEFDMRVVAWAWDLYGQGRLLEGADVRFNAGFVKEEMERLMVVGLWCSHPDAASRPKMRQVMRLLNFEIAAPVLPPTMPVPSYAHTSFTTGPSLSGVSQSLPNTLSPR
- the LOC131062473 gene encoding L-type lectin-domain containing receptor kinase IX.2 isoform X2, with the protein product MYSDKEDSQGDGIAFFLTYVGYAYAIPQFKTQGLFGLAGDRLDVIPAVFAVAFDSRRNIVGTIARNFSEYHYLQNTSVSDLHKGRVWDAWIDYNSQTQMLDVYLASGSQSSKSPQNCILSQNVNLSALLRGNIVMGFSSAAVNSNETHRIFSWSFKSILYPKNASAGFNGSANGSEMSSKEKDRKQIRTFVKIFLGVGSGIVVCITLWGYCLFRRKRGASIRGQKLADMDLDKLLYHIPRRFKLDDLVAGTNNFGEAQKLGQGGFGGVYKCNLVETNEIVAVKRISEGSRQGIKEFISEVSIVSRLRHRNLLQLFGWCHERDQLLLVYDYMPNGSLDRHIFIRGEEEETTTAEEEEEPRVLQWNIRYKIANEIASALLYLHEEWDECVLHRDVKSSNILLDNNFSAKLGDFGIARMVRHERLAQTTRAAGTLGYLAPECVASGKTSRESDVYSFGAVALEIASGKKAIDESLVEFDMRVVAWAWDLYGQGRLLEGADVRFNAGFVKEEMERLMVVGLWCSHPDAASRPKMRQVMRLLNFEIAAPVLPPTMPVPSYAHTSFTTGPSLSGVSQSLPNTLSPR